A region from the Lolium perenne isolate Kyuss_39 chromosome 4, Kyuss_2.0, whole genome shotgun sequence genome encodes:
- the LOC127296406 gene encoding LOB domain-containing protein 30 gives MSSGGGASTLGGCGGGPSGSGGSGGGGLGGGGGGPCGACKFLRRKCVSGCIFAPYFDSEQGAAHFAAVHKVFGASNVSKLLLQIPSHKRLDAVVTICYEAQARLRDPVYGCVAHIFALQQQVVNLQAELTYLQAHLATLELPSPALPVAPQMPMAMPAQFSIADLPSTTAIPTSIDLSALFDPPAQPQWAMQQHHQHQLRQQSYGAPAPRGSTSMAEGSAGGSGDLQSLARELLDRHGRGGIKPELPPPPPPHPR, from the exons ATGAGCTCGGGCGGCGGCGCCAGCACGCTTGGTGGCTGCGGCGGTGGGCCGAGCGGGAGCGgcggcagcggaggaggagggctcggcggcggcggtggcgggccGTGCGGTGCGTGCAAGTTCCTCCGGCGCAAGTGCGTCAGCGGCTGCATCTTCGCGCCCTACTTCGACTCGGAGCAAGGCGCGGCGCACTTCGCGGCCGTGCACAAGGTGTTCGGCGCCAGCAACGTCTCCAAGCTGCTCCTCCAGATCCCCAGCCACAAGCGCCTCGACGCCGTCGTCACCATCTGCTACGAGGCGCAGGCGCGCCTCCGCGACCCAGTCTACGGCTGCGTCGCGCACATCTTCGCCCTCCAGCAGCAG GTGGTGAATCTCCAGGCCGAGCTGACCTACCTGCAGGCTCACCTGGCCACCCTTGAGCTGCCGTCGCCGGCGCTGCCGGTCGCGCCGCAAATGCCGATGGCGATGCCGGCCCAGTTCTCCATCGCAGACCTCCCGTCGACCACCGCCATCCCGACCAGCATCGACCTCTCCGCGCTCTTCGACCCGCCGGCGCAGCCGCAGTGGGCGATGCAGCAGCATCACCAACACCAGCTCCGTCAGCAGTCATACGGCGCGCCGGCGCCCAGGGGTTCCACAAGCATGGCGGAGGGCTCGGCGGGCGGGAGCGGCGACCTGCAGTCGCTGGCGCGGGAGCTTCTGGACCGCCACGGCCGTGGCGGCATCAAGCCAGAgctgccaccgccaccgccgccgcatcCAAGATGA